From Acomys russatus chromosome 25, mAcoRus1.1, whole genome shotgun sequence, a single genomic window includes:
- the Alox12b gene encoding arachidonate 12-lipoxygenase, 12R-type has translation MATYKVKVATGTDFFSGTLDSISLTIVGTEGESHKQLLNHFGRDFATGAVDEYTVQCQQDLGELIIIRLHKEPHSFLPKDPWYCNYVQICAPNCRVYHFPAYQWLDAYETLALREGTGKTTADDMLPILLEHRQEEIRAKKDFYHWREFVPGLPNYVDIPSYHPPPRRCRNPNRPEWNGYIPGFPILINIKATRFLNSNLRFSFIKTASFFYRLGPMALVFKLRGLVDRTSSWKRLKDIKNIFPGTKSVISEYVAEHWMEDSFFGYQYLNGLNPGLIRRCTQIPDKFPVTDEMVAPFLGEGTCLQAELEKGNIYLADYRILEGIPTVELNGQKQYHCAPICLLHFGPDGNMMPIAIQLSQTPGPDCPIFLPNDSEWDWLLAKTWVRYAEFYSHEAIAHLLESHLIGEAFCLALLRNLPMCHPLYKLLIPHTRYNVQINSIGRALLLNKGGLSARAMSLGLEGFAEAMVRGLSELTYKSLCIPNDFVERGVQDLPGYYFRDDSLAVWYAMEKYVTEIITYYYPNDAAVEGDPELQCWVQEIFKECLLSRESSGFPTCLRTVPELIEYVTMVMYTCSARHAAVNTGQLEFTSWMPNFPSSMRNPPMQAKGLTTLQTYMDTLPDVKTTCIVLLVLWTLCREPDDRRPLGHFPDIHFVEEAPRRSIEAFRQHLCQISHNIRQRNKHLPLPYSYLDPVLIENSISI, from the exons ATGGCCACCTACAAAGTCAAGGTGGCCACGGGCACTGACTTCTTTTCGGGGACGTTGGACTCAATTTCACTGACCATCGTGGGGACCGAAGGAGAGAGCCATAAACAGCTCTTGAACCACTTTGGGAGAGACTTTGCCACTGGGGCg GTGGATGAGTACACGGTGCAGTGCCAGCAGGACCTAGGGGAGCTCATCATCATCCGACTGCACAAGGAGCCCCACTCCTTCCTACCCAAGGACCCCTGGTACTGCAACTATGTGCAGATCTGTGCCCCCAACTGCCGTGTCTACCACTTCCCAGCTTACCAGTGGCTGGACGCCTACGAGACCCTGGCACTCCGAGagggcacag GAAAGACCACAGCAGACGACATGCTGCCCATACTCCTGGAACACAGGCAAGAGGAGATCAGAGCCAAGAAGGACTTCTACCA CTGGAGGGAGTTTGTTCCTGGCCTTCCCAACTACGTGGATATTCCCAGTTATCATCCTCCTCCCCGACGATGCCGCAACCCCAACCGGCCAGA GTGGAATGGTTATATCCCGGGGTTCCCAATTCTCATCAACATTAAGGCCACCAGGTTCTTAAACTCAAATCTTCGCTTCTCTTTCATCAAGACAGCCTCCTTCTTCTACCGCCTAGGGCCCAT GGCACTGGTCTTCAAGCTGCGGGGCCTGGTGGATCGCACGAGTTCCTGGAAGAGACTAAAAGACATTAAGAATATTTTCCCTGGCACCAAGTCTGTCATCTCCG AGTATGTGGCAGAGCACTGGATGGAGGACAGCTTCTTCGGGTACCAGTACCTCAACGGCCTCAACCCGGGCCTGATCCGAAGATGTACACAGATCCCAGACAAATTCCCTGTCACAGACGAAATGGTGGCCCCGTTCCTGGGTGAGGGAACGTGCCTCCAAGCAGAGCTAGAG AAGGGCAACATTTACCTGGCAGACTACCGCATCTTGGAGGGTATCCCCACTGTGGAGCTCAACGGTCAGAAGCAGTACCACTGTGCCCCCATCTGCCTGCTGCACTTTGGTCCTGATGGCAACATGATGCCTATTGCTATTCAG CTCAGCCAGACCCCTGGACCTGATTGTCCCATCTTCCTGCCCAATGATTCTGAGTGGGACTGGCTGCTGGCTAAAACGTGGGTACGCTATGCTGAGTTCTACAGCCATGAGGCCATTGCACACTTGCTGGAGAGCCACCTCATCGGGGAAGCGTTCTGCCTGGCCCTCCTGAGAAACCTGCCCATGTGCCATCCCCTGTACAAG CTCCTCATTCCTCACACCCGATACAATGTCCAGATTAACAGCATTGGGAGGGCCCTCCTGCTCAACAAAGGGGGCCTCTCTGCCAGG GCCATGTCCCTGGGCCTAGAAGGTTTTGCAGAGGCGATGGTCCGGGGTTTGTCTGAGCTCACCTACAAGAGCCTCTGCATCCCCAATGACTTTGTGGAGCGAGGGGTCCAGGATCTGCCTGGGTATTATTTCCGGGATGACAGCTTGGCAGTGTGGTACGCGATGGAGAA GTATGTGACGGAGATCATCACTTACTATTACCCAAATGACGCAGCGGTGGAGGGCGACCCGGAGCTGCAGTGCTGGGTGCAGGAGATATTCAAGGAGTGCCTCCTGAGTCGCGAGAGCTCAG GCTTTCCCACCTGCTTGCGAACCGTACCTGAGCTGATCGAGTACGTCACCATGGTCATGTACACCTGCTCTGCCAGGCACGCAGCTGTCAACACGGGCCAG CTGGAGTTCACCTCGTGGATGCCCAACTTCCCTTCTTCCATGCGGAACCCGCCGATGCAGGCCAAGGGGCTGACCACCCTGCAGACGTACATGGACACTTTGCCGGACGTGAAGACCACGTGCATCGTGCTCTTAGTCCTCTGGACTCTCTGCCGGGAGCCGGATGACAGG CGGCCGCTTGGCCACTTCCCAGACATCCATTTTGTGGAGGAGGCCCCTCGGAGGAGCATCGAGGCCTTCCGTCAACACCTCTGCCAGATTTCTCACAACATCCGCCAACGAAATAAGCACCTCCCCCTGCCGTACAGCTACCTGGACCCGGTGCTGATTGAGAATAGCATTTCCATTTAG